The following are encoded together in the Syntrophorhabdus sp. genome:
- a CDS encoding metallophosphoesterase: HMRTHRLTEDLNIAGYSCVRPTPFSCKDWERYDDRQKILQPGPYKPVVSRLDGLIDIDEQEWFSSHPTMEEDLEQLARMSDPKRTLYVLHDPPWNTTLDVLYNGQHIGSMAVRRFIEQRQPPLVLSGHIHESPKASGKILDRIGDTLCVNPGQTEAILQAVMIDIPGFRLKLL, translated from the coding sequence CCACATGCGGACGCATCGCCTCACAGAGGACCTCAATATCGCCGGCTACAGCTGCGTCCGTCCCACCCCGTTTTCGTGCAAGGATTGGGAACGGTACGATGACCGGCAGAAGATCCTCCAACCCGGTCCTTACAAACCAGTCGTCAGCAGACTGGACGGACTCATCGACATTGATGAGCAGGAGTGGTTCAGTTCTCATCCCACGATGGAGGAGGACCTCGAGCAACTCGCCCGGATGTCAGACCCGAAGAGGACTCTTTACGTGCTCCACGACCCGCCCTGGAACACGACCTTGGACGTGCTCTACAACGGACAGCACATCGGAAGCATGGCGGTACGCCGCTTCATTGAACAGCGTCAACCTCCGCTTGTCCTGTCCGGACACATCCATGAATCACCCAAGGCCTCCGGAAAGATCTTGGACAGGATCGGAGACACTCTCTGTGTTAATCCTGGGCAGACAGAGGCGATTCTCCAGGCAGTGATGATTGATATTCCCGGGTTCAGGCTGAAGCTGTTATGA